Proteins co-encoded in one Cucurbita pepo subsp. pepo cultivar mu-cu-16 chromosome LG15, ASM280686v2, whole genome shotgun sequence genomic window:
- the LOC111811688 gene encoding pentatricopeptide repeat-containing protein At2g20710, mitochondrial-like: MMMKLRSWNKPIPNLLQRPQRSMPLPCLFCTKSPSPLFSSTPPPTSPALLDKILTIRDPKISVIPVLEKWVGDGRAIGKQELQSLVRLMKSFRRFNHALEISRWMTDRRYFNLSSSDAAMRLDLIRIVHGLEHAEHYFNSISSQLRTSNAYGALLCSYVRERSVEKAEAIMQEMRNLGFATTSFPYNVLINLYAQVGQHHKIDLLIQEMEMKGIPQDIYTVRNLSAAYVANADISGMEKILKRIEENSEFRADWRIYSIAASGYLSAGLETEALSMLKKMEEKIPPRKNKSAFEFLLSLYERAGRKDELYRVWSTFKSTIKQIDVPYALMITSLVKLDDIEGAERIFQEWESKCTFYDFRVLNRLLVAYCRKGLFDKAESLVNRAVMGRTPYASTWSVLAMGYVEHGLMSKAVEMLKRAMLVGRQDWKPNQDILEACLNYLEEQGDGETMEEMIQLCRSSGSITKEMYYRSLRTSIAGGKPVLNILNQMEMDGFSVDGEVHKILGTKTNL; the protein is encoded by the exons atgatgatgaagcTTCGAAGCTGGAACAAGCCCATACCCAATCTCCTTCAGAGACCTCAACGATCTATGCCATTACCTTGCCTCTTCTGTACCAAAAGCCCTTCCCCGCTCTTCTCTTCCACTCCTCCGCCCACATCGCCTGCTCTTCTTGACAAAATCTTAACCATACGAGACCCTAAAATCTCTGTTATTCCGGTACTGGAAAAGTGGGTCGGCGACGGACGAGCGATTGGGAAACAGGAACTTCAGTCGCTTGTTCGCCTCATGAAGAGCTTCCGCCGCTTCAATCACGCTCTAGAG ATATCTCGATGGATGACGGATCGAAGATACTTTAATTTATCGTCGAGCGATGCTGCGATGAGGCTGGATTTAATCCGTATAGTTCATGGTCTGGAACACGCAGAACATTACTTCAATAGTATATCATCCCAGTTGAGAACTTCTAATGCTTATGGCGCTCTTCTCTGTAGTTATGTGCGAGAGAGATCAGTTGAGAAAGCTGAAGCCATTATGCAAGAAATGAGAAACTTGGGGTTTGCTACTACGTCGTTTCCGTATAACGTGCTAATTAACCTCTACGCTCAGGTCGGGCAGCATCATAAGATTGATCTATTGATTcaagaaatggaaatgaaggGAATACCTCAAGATATCTACACTGTTAGAAATCTTAGTGCAGCTTATGTTGCTAATGCAGACATTTCTGGTATGGAAAAGATCCTCAAAAGGATTGAGGAGAATTCTGAATTCAGAGCTGATTGGAGAATTTATTCAATTGCTGCTAGTGGATATCTATCAGCTGGGTTGGAAACAGAGGCTCTCTCCATGCtgaagaaaatggaggagAAGATTCCACCGCGTAAGAACAAATCGGCGTTTGAGTTTCTACTGTCGCTTTATGAACGAGCAGGTCGTAAGGACGAACTTTACAGGGTTTGGAGTACGTTCAAGTCAACAATTAAACAAATAGATGTGCCATATGCTTTAATGATCACATCTCTAGTGAAACTTGATGATATTGAAGGGGCTGAAAGGATTTTCCAGGAGTGGGAATCAAAGTGCACATTCTATGATTTTCGAGTATTGAATCGACTTCTGGTTGCTTATTGCAGAAAAGGTCTTTTTGATAAGGCGGAATCGCTCGTTAACCGTGCAGTGATGGGAAGAACTCCATATGCTAGCACGTGGAGCGTGTTAGCTATGGGATACGTCGAACACGGGCTCATGAGCAAAGCAGTTGAGATGTTGAAGAGAGCTATGTTAGTTGGAAGGCAGGATTGGAAACCAAACCAAGACATTTTGGAAGCCTGTCTGAATTACTTGGAAGAGCAAGGAGATGGAGAAACAATGGAAGAAATGATACAACTATGCAGAAGCTCGGGATCGATAACGAAGGAGATGTACTACAGATCGCTGAGGACTTCCATTGCAGGTGGAAAACCAGTGCTCAACATTCTAAACCAGATGGAGATGGATGGTTTTTCTGTTGATGGAGAAGTGCACAAAATCCTGGGAACTAAGACCAACTTGTAG